In Pedobacter sp. WC2423, the following are encoded in one genomic region:
- a CDS encoding DUF2490 domain-containing protein, with product MLPLKTLLATAIWIFIAQTLLAQQHNNAWFRGTLSVHVGKKFKIDNEFQHRRQNGAENENMFNRNLMFAYRNWVHYQYNDDVKFSLSPFAYFSNYRIIQKQADEAAQPNSEIRFSAAVELQHQLFKKFYVMDRTAVEYRLFQGNHTEITRLRNRFGFRYDFTEKIKLGIYDELLFNVTGTTAEHFFDHSRIGIDLEYPVLPNLKFDIGYIRIARLPLTSTTKLHENNIFLNLTYQLKKHSVIKTYGHFGD from the coding sequence ATGTTACCCTTAAAAACATTGCTGGCAACAGCAATATGGATTTTTATTGCCCAAACTTTGCTGGCACAACAACATAACAATGCTTGGTTTCGTGGTACTTTAAGTGTTCATGTCGGTAAGAAATTCAAAATAGATAACGAGTTTCAGCACAGGCGTCAAAATGGAGCTGAAAATGAAAATATGTTTAACAGAAATTTAATGTTTGCCTATAGAAATTGGGTGCATTATCAGTACAACGATGATGTAAAGTTTTCACTTTCTCCATTCGCTTATTTTTCAAATTATAGAATTATACAAAAGCAGGCAGACGAAGCGGCACAACCCAATAGTGAAATCCGTTTTTCGGCAGCCGTAGAATTACAACACCAACTTTTCAAAAAGTTCTATGTAATGGATAGAACAGCTGTTGAATACCGTTTGTTTCAGGGCAATCATACAGAGATTACACGACTAAGAAACCGCTTCGGGTTTCGCTACGACTTTACAGAAAAAATAAAATTGGGTATTTATGATGAACTGCTATTCAATGTAACAGGCACAACAGCCGAACATTTTTTTGACCACAGCAGAATTGGGATTGACCTTGAATACCCCGTTTTACCTAACCTGAAATTTGATATAGGCTATATCCGCATTGCCAGACTGCCTTTGACAAGTACAACCAAACTGCACGAAAACAATATTTTTCTGAACCTGACTTATCAGCTAAAAAAGCATAGTGTTATTAAAACATATGGGCATTTCGGCGATTGA
- the rhuM gene encoding RhuM family protein has product MVSAYLELAELQELNRKPMYMNDWIMRLDDFITMTGNELLKNAGMVSHLQALKKATEEYDKFKEQNRNQITEVEKHFIKQIEEVSKNILKK; this is encoded by the coding sequence ATGGTGTCTGCTTATTTGGAATTGGCAGAATTACAGGAGCTCAATCGTAAGCCAATGTATATGAATGATTGGATAATGCGTTTAGATGATTTTATTACAATGACAGGTAATGAATTATTGAAAAATGCAGGCATGGTAAGTCATCTGCAAGCCTTAAAAAAAGCAACTGAAGAATATGACAAATTTAAAGAGCAAAACAGAAACCAGATTACTGAGGTAGAGAAACATTTTATTAAGCAAATTGAAGAGGTATCTAAAAATATCCTGAAAAAATAG
- a CDS encoding YeeE/YedE family protein translates to MIEFIKQPLAWYVAGPLIGLTVPALLIIGNKSFGISSSLRHVCAMCIPANIPFFKYDWKKELWNLFFVFGIFLGGAIAVNLLGNPNPVEVNPKLATELAGYGITHYNNLVPEDILNWQSLFTLRGFILMIIGGFLVGFGTRYAGGCTSGHAIMGLSSLQLPSLIATTCFMVGGFIMANLILPLILSL, encoded by the coding sequence ATGATAGAGTTTATAAAACAGCCCTTGGCGTGGTATGTAGCGGGACCGTTAATCGGTTTAACTGTTCCTGCATTACTAATTATTGGCAATAAATCATTCGGCATCAGTTCATCGCTGCGACACGTTTGTGCGATGTGTATACCTGCCAATATTCCGTTTTTCAAATACGATTGGAAAAAAGAACTGTGGAATTTATTTTTTGTATTCGGTATTTTCCTGGGAGGTGCAATAGCTGTTAACCTTTTGGGCAATCCTAATCCTGTTGAAGTTAATCCAAAATTAGCTACAGAACTTGCAGGTTACGGCATTACGCACTACAATAATCTGGTACCGGAAGACATTCTGAATTGGCAATCGCTGTTTACGCTGAGAGGATTTATATTAATGATAATTGGTGGTTTCTTAGTTGGTTTTGGAACACGTTATGCAGGTGGCTGTACAAGCGGACACGCCATTATGGGGCTATCCAGCCTGCAATTGCCTTCATTGATTGCCACGACCTGTTTTATGGTTGGCGGTTTCATTATGGCTAATCTCATTTTACCTCTTATTCTTTCACTCTAA
- a CDS encoding DUF6691 family protein, which produces MQQDTNTEKDLKFGESDAMCVNESSLEHKWRNNLKYLIIGILFGIIFVKSEVISWFRIQEMFRLQSFHMYGIIGSAILVGMVSVWLIKRFEIRTIYGETITIAPKTFNKGQIYGGLIFGFGWAITGACPGPLFAQIGTGATVISVTLLSAIAGTWVYGYFREKLPH; this is translated from the coding sequence ATGCAACAGGATACAAATACAGAAAAGGATTTAAAATTTGGTGAGTCAGATGCAATGTGTGTAAACGAGAGTAGTTTGGAACACAAGTGGCGTAACAATTTAAAATACCTGATTATAGGGATATTATTCGGCATCATATTCGTAAAATCAGAAGTCATCAGTTGGTTTCGTATACAGGAAATGTTTCGCTTACAGTCGTTTCATATGTACGGAATTATTGGTAGTGCCATTCTTGTGGGTATGGTTTCCGTCTGGCTGATTAAGAGGTTCGAAATCAGAACTATTTATGGCGAAACAATTACCATTGCACCCAAAACATTCAATAAAGGTCAAATCTACGGCGGTTTAATTTTTGGTTTCGGTTGGGCAATTACAGGGGCCTGCCCAGGTCCGTTGTTTGCGCAAATCGGAACAGGTGCAACTGTTATTAGTGTTACACTTCTAAGTGCTATTGCAGGCACTTGGGTTTATGGATATTTTAGAGAGAAACTCCCTCATTAA